The Delphinus delphis chromosome 17, mDelDel1.2, whole genome shotgun sequence genome includes the window GTGCCAAGCTTCGCAGAATGACACACCTTGACCCCAGGGTAACGAGGTTTTCATTCCATTCCTGCCGTCACACACCGTCCACTCACCACAGAGCAGGGACACAAACAAGGAGACAACTCCTGAGCAGTGGGAAGAGAAATCCGCGTTTATTCAGTGCCGGTCGAGCCAGAAAGCCGGGTACTTTCCGAGCGCCGGTCTCCCTGTGGGCCCTTGAGGCCCGCTGCAATGGTAATTATACAGAATTCCCAGAGGAGAAGCTTGCGCCTCGGAGGGATTGAGGGCTGGGCCCACGTGGGAAAGCCAGGGCTCCAGCTTGTGCCTGTGCGACCACAGAGTCTGGAACGTCCTCTCTTCTCCATGATTCTCCAAGTCCCCCTCCACAGCGAAGACCCACTGGTGGCAGCAGGCCTCTTCTGCCGTGGGTGGAGTGGAGTGGCGAGGGGTGTGCAAGCCCTTGTTCTCCTCCAGGGATCTTGGCACCGAACAGATGCCATCGGGGTGGCTCAGTGCCAGCAGGGCCGGCGCAGCCAGAAACACAACTCCTCCTCCTGCCCTACTGCCTCGCCGGGACTGAGGACCTGCTTCTCACCAGacgaggtgggagtggggagggagggagagtggagAGGCCCCAGCACCCCCTCTTGCCTCTGGGCCCCCTTTCTTCCTGGGGGTGTCACCTGACCCCAGGTGGCATGGGACAGACACGCTCCTGCCAACTAGGGGACCCCGGCTGGCTCTCAGTTGTTCAAAGCCTCTTCCACCCATGAGGTTAAGGTGGCTGCTCTGCTCTGGGGCACGGGGCACTGCACGAGGGCAGTGGGGCCCTCCAGACCGGCTCCCCTAAAGGGAGCACGAGATGGCCCCACGCCCTCCTCTAGAGGCTTCTCTGTGGCCCCCGAACTCCTGCCGGAGGCGGTCAACATGCCTCCTGCTGTCCGATGCATACTATTGACCCAGATGTCCAAGTTGGCTCTTTGGTAGCTACCCTTCTAGTAAACATGACTGCTGACCTGCCTATGCAGGCCCTCGGCTGGGCACTTCAGCCACAATCCCAGAGGGCTGGCACTGCCAGGAGGAGCCCCTGCGGACTGAGTGGAGCAGGTGGATGGACAGCTAGCAGCCCAGCTTGAAGGGCAAGTCCACGCCAGAGCACTGCAGACAAAAGGGACGGCATTGGAAATGGTACCGAGCAGGACAGGGGACGCCCACGTTGTCATCTCTTGCGTGGGGGCAGAGTTTAGCAGAGGGCATAGAGACTGGACGGGGCGGCAGAGGGCGGCGTCTGAGGCCCCTTTGCTTGGATGGACACACAGGGAGCCTGGAGCTGGGGCAACAGGGGCTCCAAGGCCCTCAGACGGTGCTCCTTGCAGGACAGGGCCCTGGTGGGACCGGGCACATGGCCAGGACCTGCGACCAAGTTTCATCTCCAGCTCTGCTCGGGCCTTGCTGCACAGGCTGGCAAGCCCTGACCCTCGGAGGGCTGGGCTGTTCCATTTGTGCAACGCGCTGCCTGGACTGTGGTGTGGCTCAGGAAGCAGGGCCCATGGGAGAAAAGAGGGGTGGCCTGGGGTCAGGCAGAGGGAGCTTGTGGTGTGACTAGCCCGACCGAGTGGCGACGTGACTAGCTGATGGCCCGGAAGGTGAGGAGGGGGAGGGTAGAGGGCATCAACACGAAGCGGTAGATCATCTTTACGTCCTCTTGCACCAGCGTCTCCACCAGGAAGTTTTTCAGCACCTAGGACAGAGGCGCGGGTTCTGCCTGGCCGGCCTCCGCTGCTTTCCAGGGCCCTGAGGGCGGGTGCCCCAGGAGCAGAAGCCTGAGGTTCCCCACGAGGCTGCCCGCCCCGGCCCCACCCAGGCCCACTCACGTGGTGCAGCAGAAGCAGCATCTCCACCTCTGCCAGGCGCCGCCCCAGGCACTGGCGCACGCCAAAGCCAAAGGCCAGGTGTGGGAACCTGGTACCAGAGGCTCGGCTGTCCAGCCAGCGCTGGGGCTCATAGCGCTCGGGCCTGCTGAACATGGCGGGGTTTCGACCCAGGGAGTACAGGAGCACCTTCACCAATGTCTGCAgacaggtggggaggggcagggtcagATGCCCTGCGGGTGAAGGTCAGAGGGCGGGGTGTCTGGCAGGGGAGCCCTGCGGCCTCACTCACCCCGGCCGGGATGTGGTAGTTCTGCAGCACCAAGTCTGAGCTCACCTGTCGCTCCAAGAAGACACCCACGGGGTACAGCCTGTGCACAGGGGCGGCCAACAGGGTCCTCAGCTGCGACAGGGCCCTCGCTTCCCTTCTGCAGCCTCCCTAGCCCAGCGCCCACGGCCCGAGGGCAGCTCCCCCAGCGCCCTCACAGCTCGCTCCTGGCCCTGGGAAGCCCGAATCCCGAGGAGCTGCTTCCTTGCCTCTCCTGAGTCAGCCTAAGCTGCCCCGGCCTGAGCAGCCCCGGGCCAATGAGGACACGACCGACGATGGTCCCGGGACACTGAGGTGGGACCCCAGAGGAAGAGGCACCCCCATCCCTttagggagaggaagaggaggcgcAGGGGGATGTAGCCTTGGGCCAAGCTGCTGACCAGCAGCCCCAGGATCTGCCTGCAAGCCGCGGCGAGCAGGCTGTCCCGACGGCGGGGCCAGGGCTGCGGGGGGGAGCCCAGGTCTAGCGCGCCTACCTCAAGGTCTCCTTGAGGGCCGCCCGCAGCAGGGGCAGCTCCGTGGTCACCCTCTGGGGATTTTCTGAGACCCTGGCCTCGGCCACCAGGCTCTCCTGGCGCAGGGCCTGCTGCACTTCTGGGTTCCGAGCCAGTTCAAAGAGAGTCATCAACAAGGGGAAGGCCGTCTGCAGGAGCCACGGGGCCAGGGCTCAGACCCGGGCACAGGCTgcgcccctccacccccagggcgCCCCTCCCAGAAAGATGGCCGCCATCTCCTGGGGCAGGGGACCTGCGTGCCCGGAGATGACAAAGCCCAGAGAGCTGACCGTCAAGATCCTGAAGCCACCTTGTCTGCTTCCCCCGAATTCCTCGGGGAGGGTGTCCCCAACCTCAGAGAAGacccgggcctcctgcagccGCTTCAGAGCCTGGCTCGCGCCCTCCTCTGGGCCCAGGAGGTGCCCACTCTTGCCATCTATTCAGCGGGGAGGGTTCCGGAGCCCCGGGCCATCCGCTCCCCGTGGGTCACCTCCCTGGCCAGCCACAGGCAGGTCCGAACATGGGGTCCTGACATGAACCAGCCACCCCGGGCCCCAACTGCTTCCTCCTCCTGGATCATCTCCATGTGCAGGGAGAGGTGTCCACCAGCCCAGCCTGAGATCTGGGAAGCTGAATATCTCCTAAATGCCGTCCCCAAGGCAGCGCGCCCCTGGCATCTCCTGATATGCAGATACGGCTCCCTGTTGCTCCGTCAGCTTTAGTCCACGCTCTGTGCTGTGGCCCGAGAGGGAGCAGGAGTCTGAGCGAGACACTCCCTACACTGGCTCCCTCTAGCCTTGGATACAGGCCTGGTGCCAAAGCCCCTCCTGACAGGGGCCCTGACCCTGTCTGCCCTCCTCTGCCCACGTGCCCTGTTCCCCCCGCTCAGCCTCACAGCCTTCCTTGCTGTCCGCTCTTGCAGGCCCTGGCCTgctgccctcccagcctcctcttctTGGCCTGTCCACACCCAGCGCAAAGgcctccttctccaggaagccttcccagggcTACCTCCTGAGGCAcaggccctgccctgggctctcTCACATTGTGGCTGCATCACAGCCCCTGTTCAGGGAGTGTCTGCCCCAGGGGCCTGTGCCTCTGCTCGGGATCCTGGGTGCCCAGCAGGCGCTCAGAGGTGCTGGCAGATGCAGGTTCGGTCCAGAGACAGGCAGCTTCGGCTGCGCTCACACCCCGGGGCCCACCCTGCCCACTGCGCCGTGTTGCCAGCCACCTGCTGTCCCGCCCACACACTGGAGCCCCTTGCTGTCCCTCCCATCAGTCTGTCACTGCCAAAGGATCTTGAGTGAGAGCCAAAGGTACTCTGTCCCTGGGAAAGGTCCCCTGTGTGGGCCTCCAGCCGCGCCTcggcccttccccccacccccccgccccaggaCCTAGACGGTCCCCGGGGTCTCTGCTGCTGCATGTCCCTGGGCCTCGTCCACTCTGCACTCTGCCTGGAGCGTGGCTTCCCACGAGAGTAACCACAGACTCCTGCCTTTGAGGCCTGGCTCCCGTGCTCCCCCTTCTCAGTTGGGAAGCTGGAGCCGTAGACTGGGGAGGGGCTTGGAGGAGACGTTTGCCATGGGAGGGGGCAGCCTGGAGGCAGGAGGGCTCCCTGTTCCATGGGAAGGGCTGGGCGCTGGCCTGACCGTGTCCACGCTCCCAGCAGTGAGGTCGATAGAGTTGGCCTTGATGGTGTCCAGGGTCATGTCCGCACGCATCAGCAGCTCCGCCACGATGCCGCTGTAGCGCCACGGGTGGCCGAGGGCCAACTCCTGATATATCCTCCGGATGGCTCTGTTGGCTGcgggacacacagagacagaggccCTGGGTCTGGTGCTGGGAAGCACTTCTTTTTGTCATCCTCCTACCCTTCAGCCCTCAATAACCCCAGGTCTCCGTGTCCTACCCCCATTCTCGGAACAGACCAGTCCAGCCTCACTGCCAGCTCTCTTGGGGACCATGAAGAAGCCACAGGTCCCTCCTGTGGCCTCCGTTCTCCCCAGACTGTGGTGCGTGGAGGGGGCCCTGGGGTCCCTGGCCGCAGCACTGCCTGACCCCCCGCCCTCACCGTACTGGAAGATGTAGTCCCAGGCCTCAAAGTGCTCGTTCCACACGCTGGCGCTCGTCCAGCGAGACAGGCTCCTGGGCACGAACATGAGCTGCACGGTGGACTTGAACATGGCCTCCAGAGAGTGGATAAAGTTCAGGCTGTCAGGATTCGGGTGCTGGGCAAAGAGACCCAGCTGCTCTCCGTAAAGGACTAAGTGGCTGGCTGCGGGGAGGAGGGGGTTCCTGAGCCCGAGGCAGCGCAGGGCCTCACGACCACCTGCCCCCGGCCCTCCCTGACCCCGCCCCAGCCCGCTCCGGTGGCGGCAAGCCCACACCTTCGATGGCGTAGTGGAAGATGCTGGGCCTGATGTCCAGGGTCAGACTCCCTCGGGCATTCTGCACCACCCTCGCCTTCAGGGCCCGGGAGAAATCCCTGGCCACCCGATCCACCAAGGGCGTGTACTTCTGCACAGCCTGCAGCGACAGCACGTCTGGGTTCAGCCGCAGTCGGTCCAAACGCCACTGGGGTCCGTTTCTGTCGAGCAGAGAGCGGGGCATCAGGGCGTCCAGAGTCAGCAGCTGGCCGCGGCCCTGTACcccaccttcccttccccagaggGAAGCGGGCGAGGCGGGGAGCCGCCTGTTGGCTCCTAGGGGGCCGCGGCCCTGTACCCCACCTTCCTTTCCCCAGAGGGAAGCGGGCGAGGCGGGGGCCGCCTGCTGGCTCCTAGGGGGCCGGCTGCCCGCGTTTGGGCCTCGGCGGCAGCTCTTCCTCGGGGCAGCCTCGTGCGCTTCGCCCAGGGGAGACGGGGGCCTCTGCCTGAGCCTGCTGCAGGGGTTCGTGCAAACTGGCAGGCCCCGCGCCTGGCACACCCGTCTGCCCCCCGGGCCCTCTCTGGGGCTGAGGCTTTTGCTGTGAGGAAGGGGGCTGAGCTCCCAGGCAGGCCTGGCCCAGCTTTGCTCTCGTCACACCCCAGAGTGGGCAAGGCCCCTGGAGACCTTCATCTCCCGGCTCCTGCGATGCTGCCTCTGTGCCAGCCCCACCGCCCCCTCCCTGCAGAGCCTCCTGCTGCAATGTGGCAGGAATCAAGTCGTGTCTCTCCTGATACACCCACGCAGAGCCCGGTGCCGACGGGCCGCTGCCTGCAGGGCCTCCAGGGGGGCCCTGACCTGGACGAGGGGAGAAGTCCAACCCACACGCAAGCGCCTCGGAGGCCTGTGCAGCTGCGGGGCTCGTCGACGGCAGGCATCATCCTTCTTCCTCTGACCCTGCAGGAAGGGGCcgggctcccctcccccgccccagggcACACATGACCCCCAGGGGATGGGCACGATCTGCATCTGGAGCCAGTGGTCACCCTCTCTCCACCCACCCGGATGGTTCCCGGGCAGGCGTGCTTCGGGGTCTTCCCTGGCTGGCCTCCTCTCTGCACCCAGGCTGCCCGCCCCCTCCGTGCGCATCCCCACTCGCCCGCACAGCAAGAACACGCCGCACGTGAGGCCACGTTCCTGTCGGTAGGCCAGCCAGGGCTCCAGGAACATCCGCCGGGGGTGAGGGCTCTCCACCTGCTGCAGCCGCTCCACGTCCTCGGGCAGCATCACAAACACcatgtgtctccctcccacgTCATACCTGTGGGACaaagctcccagccctgccatggCGCTGTGTCCTCCCGGGGGCCCCACTCAGCAGAACCAGTCCGCCGCTGGCCCGGAGCGGGTCGTCCCTCCCGCCGCCTCACTGAAGCCTCCCCTCCTCTGGGGTCTGCGTTCTGTGCTCCCAGCCACGAGCCATGCACGGCCCCGTGCTCAAGAAGGCTGCAGTCCGCAGCAGCGAAGGCACAGACCTGCCCCGCTgattcccctccctgcccctcacccccactccccaGGCGCCCCTGCGCCTAGCAGGGACTCAGCTGCCAGTAGGGACAGAAAGTTAGGGTGCTCTCGCCGAGGTGGGCAGGGAGAGCTTTACCTGAAAATGGGCCCCAGCTCCTGGAAGGTCTGATGCATGTCCAGGTGTATGTTCTCAGAGCCCTGCTCCTTCCAGATCTGAAGCACCCGCATCCACTTGTGGCCGGGACACCGGGGCACGGCTTCGAAGGGCAGCACCGCCTTGGGGGTCGGAGTGGCTCTGGTGCCCAGTGTGCGTGCCCTGTGCAAGGACAGCCAGGGCCCTGCCATCCACACTCTGGCCTTTGCCCACAGCGCCATCCTGCTGCGCCCCCGCCCCCTTCAGCCCCATCCTTTTATCTCCCCGGGCTCGCTGGACCGGCCGACTGGATCACGTCAGAGGAGAAAGTGTCCCTGGGCCAGACCAGCGGTCAGGGCTGGAGGCCTCCAGCGGGGGAGGAAAGAGACGGACGGGCGCCGAGTCCGGCAGTGACGCAGGTCTGCTCGGGGGTGGCTGTAGAGAGCAGGGACAGGGTCTGGAGCAGGGACCTgatggggtggggctgagggaaaGAGGCCTCCCTCCCCATCCAGTGAGGGAAAGAAGCAAGATGGATAGGTGCCTTATCTTAGCAAGGGATGAAAGGGGACCTTGGGTATTTTCATCCCTTTTCTACAAGGACCAGAGTGGGAGCAGTGCCGAGGGCTTTGCTCTAGTTTCTTGAGGCCGCATGTGTTTCGTCCACTCTtccccaggccctgtgctgggtccAGGGAGTGGAGGCAGGAGCCAGCAAGGGAGTCTCCCAGTCTCATGGGGGCAGAGAGGGGGATGCAAAGACACCACTGGCGGTGGCACTGGGACTGCCAGGGCACTGATGTGGCCGAGGCCCTGTCTGTCTGGGCTTGCTGGTCCCACTGAGGAGCAGAGAGCACCTAGAAGACGGGGTCACTGGGGGGGTGGACTGCAAGGCCCTCCTCAGGCAGGAGGGTGAAAGGTCCCCGCCTCCCCCCACGGGGCCTGTGCTCGGGGCCCGCAGCCTCCTTTCCCCCCGGAACCCGTGCTCCCGGCGTGGGCAGAGTCTATGACGGGGGTGTGGTTGTGGACTCCCCCCTCTCCCAGGGACCCTGGCCAGCAAGCACACAGCTGGAGCCACCCCTAAGAGGGGGTCCACGGTTTGGGGCCCTGACTCGTCTCACCCATGCCTGGCAGCCTTCTCGTGAGGTGGGTAGCGCTGTCGCCGTTCCCATTTCCTCAACAGGCTACTGATGCCCGGAGCTTCTGTCACTCCCAAGGCCCCCCCGTCCCGCCCAGTGTGCCAGAGGGGCCCCAGCGCCCTGACCCTGACACGGGGGTGAGGCGGTGAGGCCACCGCAGCGCAGGCTCTGGGGGCAGGACGGAGGGTATGTGTGGGGTTAGCAGGGCGGCTGACGACCTGATGTTACTGGTCATTCTACTTCAATCCGTTCCCTGCTCCTGACACTTCCTCGGGGAATATTCGGCTGGGGCAATGAGTCAGAACCACCAAGGCCCCTCGTCAAGCTGAGATGTACGACGTGCCTCAGCCCCAGATGGTGTAAGAGCTGTCCTTGGGCCGAGGAGACGCAGCCTGCCCTTGCTGTGCTGGCGCAGCGGCCCGGGCCGGCCAGCCTCCTGCTGCCCGTTCCTCCACCCTGCGGCCCCTCCCGGCCTCTCCTGGTCTGCCCTTGGGGCTGTCGCGGCTCTGCCGTGTGCCAGCTTTCCCCGTCCTTACACATTCTGCCGCAGGGTGCTGGACATACAGGTCAGCCCAAAGCCGACGCCCTGCCCCGAGGAACTGCAGAGGTGGCTGCACCCTGAGGCACCGGGCAGGTCACGGGCAGCGTTGAAGGTTCTAGAAGGCTGGGCAGGTCACGGGCGGTGGGCGCCGTGTAGCAGGCTTGGACTCGGCCTCAGGTCAGCTTTTGCCGGTCCTGAGGTTCGGCCCTACCCCCTCGAGCAAGGTTCCGGGATCCCGCGGGCGCCAGTCAGCCATCCGAACCCCAAAGCATGCCCGCCCATGGGGTGTCTGGTCTTTGCCTACCCCCCTAGCCGCCCCTCCCCTGGGTACAGGCACCTCCAACCTCCCACGAagcggcccctccccctcccagcttCCGCTGTGTCTTTTTTCAGGCCCTGTG containing:
- the LOC132440410 gene encoding cytochrome P450 11B1, mitochondrial isoform X1; the protein is MALWAKARVWMAGPWLSLHRARTLGTRATPTPKAVLPFEAVPRCPGHKWMRVLQIWKEQGSENIHLDMHQTFQELGPIFRYDVGGRHMVFVMLPEDVERLQQVESPHPRRMFLEPWLAYRQERGLTCGVFLLNGPQWRLDRLRLNPDVLSLQAVQKYTPLVDRVARDFSRALKARVVQNARGSLTLDIRPSIFHYAIEASHLVLYGEQLGLFAQHPNPDSLNFIHSLEAMFKSTVQLMFVPRSLSRWTSASVWNEHFEAWDYIFQYANRAIRRIYQELALGHPWRYSGIVAELLMRADMTLDTIKANSIDLTAGSVDTTAFPLLMTLFELARNPEVQQALRQESLVAEARVSENPQRVTTELPLLRAALKETLRLYPVGVFLERQVSSDLVLQNYHIPAGTLVKVLLYSLGRNPAMFSRPERYEPQRWLDSRASGTRFPHLAFGFGVRQCLGRRLAEVEMLLLLHHVLKNFLVETLVQEDVKMIYRFVLMPSTLPLLTFRAIS
- the LOC132440410 gene encoding cytochrome P450 11B1, mitochondrial isoform X2, whose translation is MALWAKARVWMAGPWLSLHRARTLGTRATPTPKAVLPFEAVPRCPGHKWMRVLQIWKEQGSENIHLDMHQTFQELGPIFRYDVGGRHMVFVMLPEDVERLQQVESPHPRRMFLEPWLAYRQERGLTCGVFLLNGPQWRLDRLRLNPDVLSLQAVQKYTPLVDRVARDFSRALKARVVQNARGSLTLDIRPSIFHYAIEASHLVLYGEQLGLFAQHPNPDSLNFIHSLEAMFKSTVQLMFVPRSLSRWTSASVWNEHFEAWDYIFQYANRAIRRIYQELALGHPWRYSGIVAELLMRADMTLDTIKANSIDLTAGSVDTTAFPLLMTLFELARNPEVQQALRQESLVAEARVSENPQRVTTELPLLRAALKETLRLYPVGVFLERQVSSDLVLQNYHIPAGVLKNFLVETLVQEDVKMIYRFVLMPSTLPLLTFRAIS